A genome region from Manis javanica isolate MJ-LG chromosome 3, MJ_LKY, whole genome shotgun sequence includes the following:
- the ICOSLG gene encoding ICOS ligand isoform X4, translated as MRLRSPWLLLLLLIGLQADIQGKEVRAMVGSDVELSCIYPKKNSFDLNDLHVYWQINVTEQSHMGKPHTASLNNTTVVTYYLARNGSAGHKDSHYKDRAHLSLDRMKRGDFSLHLYNITPQDEQKFNCLVFRELEMILKVVVTLHVAANYSMPVVSSLSSPEQGEELAFTCTSTNGYPKPNVYWINKTDNSLLDTALQNSTISLNERGLYDVVSILRIRRIPNVNVGCCIENVLLHQNLTVSSQTETVSGTKDSMMESQANTHEKNRAVLSVLALLGVAVVVAVAVGWVYRSRCPHSSHTGARQPGRSRNSLVSLPGGKETMLDENSLPSTWTGLL; from the exons ATGCGGCTGAGAAG TCCCTGGCTGCTCCTGCTGTTGCTCATCGGCCTGCAAGCCG ATATTCAAGGGAAAGAAGTTAGAGCCATGGTGGGCAGCGACGTCGAGCTCAGCTGCATTTACCCCAAAAAGAACAGTTTTGATTTAAATGACCTTCATGTGTATTGGCAAATCAACGTCACTGAACAATCGCATATGGGCAAGCCACACACTGCCAGTCTGAATAATACCACTGTGGTGACATACTACCTTGCCCGCAATGGCTCCGCAGGCCATAAGGACAGCCACTACAAGGACCGGGCCCACCTGTCCCTGGACCGCATGAAGAGGGGAGACTTCTCTCTGCATCTGTACAACATCACCCCCCAGGATGAACAGAAATTTAATTGCCTGGTGTTTAGGGAGTTAGAAATGATTCTGAAAGTCGTGGTCACACTGCACGTGGCAG CAAACTACAGCATGCCCGTGGTCAGCTCCCTGAGCAGCCCTGAGCAGGGCGAGGAGCTTGCCTTCACATGCACATCCACAAACGGCTACCCAAAACCAAACGTGTACTGGATCAACAAGACGGACAACAGCCTGCTGGACACAGCCCTGCAGAACAGCACCATCTCCCTGAATGAGCGGGGCCTGTATGACGTGGTCAGCATCCTGAGGATCAGGCGGATCCCCAACGTGAATGTCGGCTGCTGCATAGAGAACGTGCTTTTGCACCAAAACCTGACTGTCAGCAGCCAGACAG AGACAGTCTCTGGAACCAAGGACAGCATGATGGAGAGCCAGGCCAACACCCATGAGAAGAACAGGGCCGTGCTCAGCGTCCTTGCCCTGCTGGGTGTGGCCGTGGTCGTGGCCGTGGCTGTGGGCTGGGTGTACAGAAGCAGGTgtccccacagcagccacacag GTGCCAGGCAGCCAGGCCGGAGCAGGAACTCCCTGGTGAGTTTGCCAGGAGGGAAGGAG ACCATGTTGGATGAGAACTCACTGCCCAGCACATGGACAGGGCTTCTGTGA
- the ICOSLG gene encoding ICOS ligand isoform X5 has translation MRLRSPWLLLLLLIGLQADIQGKEVRAMVGSDVELSCIYPKKNSFDLNDLHVYWQINVTEQSHMGKPHTASLNNTTVVTYYLARNGSAGHKDSHYKDRAHLSLDRMKRGDFSLHLYNITPQDEQKFNCLVFRELEMILKVVVTLHVAANYSMPVVSSLSSPEQGEELAFTCTSTNGYPKPNVYWINKTDNSLLDTALQNSTISLNERGLYDVVSILRIRRIPNVNVGCCIENVLLHQNLTVSSQTETVSGTKDSMMESQANTHEKNRAVLSVLALLGVAVVVAVAVGWVYRSRCPHSSHTGARQPGRSRNSLTMLDENSLPSTWTGLL, from the exons ATGCGGCTGAGAAG TCCCTGGCTGCTCCTGCTGTTGCTCATCGGCCTGCAAGCCG ATATTCAAGGGAAAGAAGTTAGAGCCATGGTGGGCAGCGACGTCGAGCTCAGCTGCATTTACCCCAAAAAGAACAGTTTTGATTTAAATGACCTTCATGTGTATTGGCAAATCAACGTCACTGAACAATCGCATATGGGCAAGCCACACACTGCCAGTCTGAATAATACCACTGTGGTGACATACTACCTTGCCCGCAATGGCTCCGCAGGCCATAAGGACAGCCACTACAAGGACCGGGCCCACCTGTCCCTGGACCGCATGAAGAGGGGAGACTTCTCTCTGCATCTGTACAACATCACCCCCCAGGATGAACAGAAATTTAATTGCCTGGTGTTTAGGGAGTTAGAAATGATTCTGAAAGTCGTGGTCACACTGCACGTGGCAG CAAACTACAGCATGCCCGTGGTCAGCTCCCTGAGCAGCCCTGAGCAGGGCGAGGAGCTTGCCTTCACATGCACATCCACAAACGGCTACCCAAAACCAAACGTGTACTGGATCAACAAGACGGACAACAGCCTGCTGGACACAGCCCTGCAGAACAGCACCATCTCCCTGAATGAGCGGGGCCTGTATGACGTGGTCAGCATCCTGAGGATCAGGCGGATCCCCAACGTGAATGTCGGCTGCTGCATAGAGAACGTGCTTTTGCACCAAAACCTGACTGTCAGCAGCCAGACAG AGACAGTCTCTGGAACCAAGGACAGCATGATGGAGAGCCAGGCCAACACCCATGAGAAGAACAGGGCCGTGCTCAGCGTCCTTGCCCTGCTGGGTGTGGCCGTGGTCGTGGCCGTGGCTGTGGGCTGGGTGTACAGAAGCAGGTgtccccacagcagccacacag GTGCCAGGCAGCCAGGCCGGAGCAGGAACTCCCTG ACCATGTTGGATGAGAACTCACTGCCCAGCACATGGACAGGGCTTCTGTGA
- the ICOSLG gene encoding ICOS ligand isoform X1, whose product MRLRSPWLLLLLLIGLQADIQGKEVRAMVGSDVELSCIYPKKNSFDLNDLHVYWQINVTEQSHMGKPHTASLNNTTVVTYYLARNGSAGHKDSHYKDRAHLSLDRMKRGDFSLHLYNITPQDEQKFNCLVFRELEMILKVVVTLHVAANYSMPVVSSLSSPEQGEELAFTCTSTNGYPKPNVYWINKTDNSLLDTALQNSTISLNERGLYDVVSILRIRRIPNVNVGCCIENVLLHQNLTVSSQTETVSGTKDSMMESQANTHEKNRAVLSVLALLGVAVVVAVAVGWVYRSRCPHSSHTDRISGEQGHLGSPHGACLEPSRPLGPSELPSPALAAGPEHFWFVPAGARQPGRSRNSLVSLPGGKETMLDENSLPSTWTGLL is encoded by the exons ATGCGGCTGAGAAG TCCCTGGCTGCTCCTGCTGTTGCTCATCGGCCTGCAAGCCG ATATTCAAGGGAAAGAAGTTAGAGCCATGGTGGGCAGCGACGTCGAGCTCAGCTGCATTTACCCCAAAAAGAACAGTTTTGATTTAAATGACCTTCATGTGTATTGGCAAATCAACGTCACTGAACAATCGCATATGGGCAAGCCACACACTGCCAGTCTGAATAATACCACTGTGGTGACATACTACCTTGCCCGCAATGGCTCCGCAGGCCATAAGGACAGCCACTACAAGGACCGGGCCCACCTGTCCCTGGACCGCATGAAGAGGGGAGACTTCTCTCTGCATCTGTACAACATCACCCCCCAGGATGAACAGAAATTTAATTGCCTGGTGTTTAGGGAGTTAGAAATGATTCTGAAAGTCGTGGTCACACTGCACGTGGCAG CAAACTACAGCATGCCCGTGGTCAGCTCCCTGAGCAGCCCTGAGCAGGGCGAGGAGCTTGCCTTCACATGCACATCCACAAACGGCTACCCAAAACCAAACGTGTACTGGATCAACAAGACGGACAACAGCCTGCTGGACACAGCCCTGCAGAACAGCACCATCTCCCTGAATGAGCGGGGCCTGTATGACGTGGTCAGCATCCTGAGGATCAGGCGGATCCCCAACGTGAATGTCGGCTGCTGCATAGAGAACGTGCTTTTGCACCAAAACCTGACTGTCAGCAGCCAGACAG AGACAGTCTCTGGAACCAAGGACAGCATGATGGAGAGCCAGGCCAACACCCATGAGAAGAACAGGGCCGTGCTCAGCGTCCTTGCCCTGCTGGGTGTGGCCGTGGTCGTGGCCGTGGCTGTGGGCTGGGTGTACAGAAGCAGGTgtccccacagcagccacacag ACAGGATCTCTGGAGAGCAGGGGCACCTGGGATCCCCTCATGGTGCCTGCCTGGAGCCCTCGAGGCCACTGGGACCATCCGAgctgccctccccagccctcgCTGCTGGCCCTGAGCATTTCTGGTTTGTCCCAGCAGGTGCCAGGCAGCCAGGCCGGAGCAGGAACTCCCTGGTGAGTTTGCCAGGAGGGAAGGAG ACCATGTTGGATGAGAACTCACTGCCCAGCACATGGACAGGGCTTCTGTGA
- the ICOSLG gene encoding ICOS ligand isoform X2, whose protein sequence is MRLRSPWLLLLLLIGLQADIQGKEVRAMVGSDVELSCIYPKKNSFDLNDLHVYWQINVTEQSHMGKPHTASLNNTTVVTYYLARNGSAGHKDSHYKDRAHLSLDRMKRGDFSLHLYNITPQDEQKFNCLVFRELEMILKVVVTLHVAANYSMPVVSSLSSPEQGEELAFTCTSTNGYPKPNVYWINKTDNSLLDTALQNSTISLNERGLYDVVSILRIRRIPNVNVGCCIENVLLHQNLTVSSQTETVSGTKDSMMESQANTHEKNRAVLSVLALLGVAVVVAVAVGWVYRSRCPHSSHTDRISGEQGHLGSPHGACLEPSRPLGPSELPSPALAAGPEHFWFVPAGARQPGRSRNSLTMLDENSLPSTWTGLL, encoded by the exons ATGCGGCTGAGAAG TCCCTGGCTGCTCCTGCTGTTGCTCATCGGCCTGCAAGCCG ATATTCAAGGGAAAGAAGTTAGAGCCATGGTGGGCAGCGACGTCGAGCTCAGCTGCATTTACCCCAAAAAGAACAGTTTTGATTTAAATGACCTTCATGTGTATTGGCAAATCAACGTCACTGAACAATCGCATATGGGCAAGCCACACACTGCCAGTCTGAATAATACCACTGTGGTGACATACTACCTTGCCCGCAATGGCTCCGCAGGCCATAAGGACAGCCACTACAAGGACCGGGCCCACCTGTCCCTGGACCGCATGAAGAGGGGAGACTTCTCTCTGCATCTGTACAACATCACCCCCCAGGATGAACAGAAATTTAATTGCCTGGTGTTTAGGGAGTTAGAAATGATTCTGAAAGTCGTGGTCACACTGCACGTGGCAG CAAACTACAGCATGCCCGTGGTCAGCTCCCTGAGCAGCCCTGAGCAGGGCGAGGAGCTTGCCTTCACATGCACATCCACAAACGGCTACCCAAAACCAAACGTGTACTGGATCAACAAGACGGACAACAGCCTGCTGGACACAGCCCTGCAGAACAGCACCATCTCCCTGAATGAGCGGGGCCTGTATGACGTGGTCAGCATCCTGAGGATCAGGCGGATCCCCAACGTGAATGTCGGCTGCTGCATAGAGAACGTGCTTTTGCACCAAAACCTGACTGTCAGCAGCCAGACAG AGACAGTCTCTGGAACCAAGGACAGCATGATGGAGAGCCAGGCCAACACCCATGAGAAGAACAGGGCCGTGCTCAGCGTCCTTGCCCTGCTGGGTGTGGCCGTGGTCGTGGCCGTGGCTGTGGGCTGGGTGTACAGAAGCAGGTgtccccacagcagccacacag ACAGGATCTCTGGAGAGCAGGGGCACCTGGGATCCCCTCATGGTGCCTGCCTGGAGCCCTCGAGGCCACTGGGACCATCCGAgctgccctccccagccctcgCTGCTGGCCCTGAGCATTTCTGGTTTGTCCCAGCAGGTGCCAGGCAGCCAGGCCGGAGCAGGAACTCCCTG ACCATGTTGGATGAGAACTCACTGCCCAGCACATGGACAGGGCTTCTGTGA
- the ICOSLG gene encoding ICOS ligand isoform X3, giving the protein MVGSDVELSCIYPKKNSFDLNDLHVYWQINVTEQSHMGKPHTASLNNTTVVTYYLARNGSAGHKDSHYKDRAHLSLDRMKRGDFSLHLYNITPQDEQKFNCLVFRELEMILKVVVTLHVAANYSMPVVSSLSSPEQGEELAFTCTSTNGYPKPNVYWINKTDNSLLDTALQNSTISLNERGLYDVVSILRIRRIPNVNVGCCIENVLLHQNLTVSSQTETVSGTKDSMMESQANTHEKNRAVLSVLALLGVAVVVAVAVGWVYRSRCPHSSHTDRISGEQGHLGSPHGACLEPSRPLGPSELPSPALAAGPEHFWFVPAGARQPGRSRNSLVSLPGGKETMLDENSLPSTWTGLL; this is encoded by the exons ATGGTGGGCAGCGACGTCGAGCTCAGCTGCATTTACCCCAAAAAGAACAGTTTTGATTTAAATGACCTTCATGTGTATTGGCAAATCAACGTCACTGAACAATCGCATATGGGCAAGCCACACACTGCCAGTCTGAATAATACCACTGTGGTGACATACTACCTTGCCCGCAATGGCTCCGCAGGCCATAAGGACAGCCACTACAAGGACCGGGCCCACCTGTCCCTGGACCGCATGAAGAGGGGAGACTTCTCTCTGCATCTGTACAACATCACCCCCCAGGATGAACAGAAATTTAATTGCCTGGTGTTTAGGGAGTTAGAAATGATTCTGAAAGTCGTGGTCACACTGCACGTGGCAG CAAACTACAGCATGCCCGTGGTCAGCTCCCTGAGCAGCCCTGAGCAGGGCGAGGAGCTTGCCTTCACATGCACATCCACAAACGGCTACCCAAAACCAAACGTGTACTGGATCAACAAGACGGACAACAGCCTGCTGGACACAGCCCTGCAGAACAGCACCATCTCCCTGAATGAGCGGGGCCTGTATGACGTGGTCAGCATCCTGAGGATCAGGCGGATCCCCAACGTGAATGTCGGCTGCTGCATAGAGAACGTGCTTTTGCACCAAAACCTGACTGTCAGCAGCCAGACAG AGACAGTCTCTGGAACCAAGGACAGCATGATGGAGAGCCAGGCCAACACCCATGAGAAGAACAGGGCCGTGCTCAGCGTCCTTGCCCTGCTGGGTGTGGCCGTGGTCGTGGCCGTGGCTGTGGGCTGGGTGTACAGAAGCAGGTgtccccacagcagccacacag ACAGGATCTCTGGAGAGCAGGGGCACCTGGGATCCCCTCATGGTGCCTGCCTGGAGCCCTCGAGGCCACTGGGACCATCCGAgctgccctccccagccctcgCTGCTGGCCCTGAGCATTTCTGGTTTGTCCCAGCAGGTGCCAGGCAGCCAGGCCGGAGCAGGAACTCCCTGGTGAGTTTGCCAGGAGGGAAGGAG ACCATGTTGGATGAGAACTCACTGCCCAGCACATGGACAGGGCTTCTGTGA